The genomic interval CCATTTTTCCAGACTCCACTAGATGACAAACTTGAAATAAAACTATGGATTAGGGAATTTAGTTAAAACCCCAAGCCAATTATAAACCCACCCTTTTTATCTCATTCACTAGCAGATAAAGTCAACATATCACCTTTTTTTCcaccacaagaaaatcaattatCCTTTTCGTTTCTACTATAATTGCTAATAAAATCAGGGTTATCACTAGTGGGAAAATCAGTTCAACCCATAAAATCAGTCAAGTGTCAACATAAgataaacaacaaaatcaaaaaacACAAGCATGTTTATACATGCATGACTTTGCACTTCTAATCAGTTACCTTACCAGTTTTATCGTTTACTGCACGAGTGCGCTCTTCACTCTCGACAAATCTCTCATTCTTGCCTTCTTTCccctttctttcttctctacTCTCCTTTCGACTCGATTCCCTGTGCTTCCCCTCACTCTTAGACCTCTGCTCCTCAATATCATCTCTCCTCTTGCTCTTTGAAGACTCACTTGACCCTTTCGATTTCCTCGAACTCTCAATTCTCTCGTCCTCACCACCGCCGTTCCACCTGTCACTCACGCCGTCATCAGAACCCCGGTCTCTACGCCGCTTCGAAGACAAACTATACTCGTCAGCATACTCGCCATTTCCCGAGCCAAATGCGTCCTTGCTTTCCTTCGAATCGAGCTTCCGCTTATCGCTCTCCTTCGAAACCCTAGCACTACTGCCGTCGTCTTTACCCTTTCGTTCCTTGACGCTCGAATCCTTCTCCGAATCTGAGTAATCTCTCGCTTCCCTCGAACTATGCTTGCTCGATTTGTGCCTCGAACTTCGCGTCATCACTCTAACCCTAACTTAAACTGAAACCCTAATTCCTCAAAATCGAACActcaattcaaaaaattaaaaccccgACTCAACTGAATCCGAAACTCAAAACCATAAATTCGAATTAAAATGCGAGGACTTGGAGTtgaaaagtataaaaatttaaaaaaattaacaaaaacaaaaaacgacgtcgtttgaAATCGCCGGAGATAGGAAACGAAGTTGAGAGATTGGGATCGAAAATGGGGAAAATTACAAGGAGGCcacagagaaagagagagagatttggTGGGATTAGTAAGGATAAATGCGGAAGAGCGTGTGATATTGTGCGTGTTTCGTATATTGTTCTCTGCGGGGggctttttgtgttttttgtttatcGTGTTGGGAGGAGTTAATGAGACTCGGAGGAGACCTGGGGGTGGTGCGGTTGCTTTGACGAATATGTccttaaaatttgtattattacGGTATCGTCCTTCTTGTGCTTGGGAACTCTTGGGTTAAGACGATAATTATGATCTACTGATTGGCTTGCGTTAAAAACTCCTATAAAAATGTGACACGTAGGAACAAGCGTGTTTAGCAATAATCACGTGTCGTAGAGGCCAGATGTAGTTTTGGGCCTAATCAAATCAGGTTCGTACGTTTATATGTTGAATGAAATTGGTGGGACCTTGACCTGTTTAGCTTCGATGAGAAGGAGTCCTCTTGATTTCACACTCCCTGTACGGCTGTACTTACTGTCCGCGGCAATAAACcatcatttttaacaaataagtCCTTCTATGttctatctttctttttttattttatttatttttcaagacAAAGAAGTgtaacttaattaatataaatacaatttatagttaaaatattaacaaatgatggtctttaattattattctgGCGCAAATagtgaacataatttttttaagaatttttatttgacaaacACAATCagaacttaataaaaatttaagttgttttctaaactttttttatataaatatgatgTTTGGGGTGAGAAACATCATGACTAAGCACGCGCGAGCAGAACGTGCTCTCCGCAGCTTAGAATTTCTCCTCGAGAAAAGTCATCCTCGATGAGACGTGTGGCTGGACGCGTGAGTATAGTTGACTTGAGGAAGTGTGAGGAGAGACAAGAGTCAACAAGTGGTTTTCCTCCAAGGGGTTTGGGCATGAAGCCTATTCAATGGCAGTTGTATACCCACTTAGTCACAATTGTGTAACTAACCCAACAATGGTCGTGGGGGAGAGGAAGCTGATAATTCCGACTGGGTATAAAAGCTTTAGAGAGCAAAGGTAAAACGGGTTAGacaatttttctttgatttcattatatacactctctcatttttctctctagataattctttctatttatttttcttcctttttgagaaaattaaactTTCTAATTTTGAGTTGATGTAATTAAGCCAGGAATTTGTGGCATGAGTTTTTTCAAAAGAGACTCGATTACTGGCTTGAGCGTCTAAGGGTTTTCGTCGGAAAAACATCTGGCCCCCCTCTAATTGGATATTGTGAGTGCAGGTGATCCAACTTAGCGAGTTTGTCGTCGAAGTTATTTGCTTGAGTGGGATAGCTGCAGCCCTGAATCGTTTCCcccaacaaacaaaatttaagcGTTGACGCGAATACATGATCACAATTCTATCAACCAAATTCCTACAACCACATATGAATATTTTAGTTCCGAGTTAAACTCATTTTACTTTGAAAGCACGATGACTTCATGCCAGCAGCATAGTACCACATCCTTGAAGAGTTTCACTTTTGCTACCATCTCCATCTTGTTCTAGATCAATTTGCTATTTTCCTTGTATTTAAGAAACTATCGTCTATTTAGACTAAAAGGTACTACCTATGTTGTATAATTTAGAATTCAATCCAATAAAATATCCATACTTTCACATATCCTAGTCATTTTGATTTAacatgtgtttttttttttttttttgaaagggaTTTAACATGTGTTTTTGAAACCCCTTGATTCTTGATTTGTTGtcagataaaaacaaaaattataaaataatacatataaCCATACATAACTaaagatggccaatgggccaGGCGGCACGTGGCACGGCACGTGTCCGTACGGCACAGCACGGCACGTGTCCATACGGCACAGCACGGCACGCACGTGGGCCGTGCCAGGCCtagaattttaggcacgcGGGCCTTAAAACACGGCACGATTAGAGATGGGCCAAAGCACGGCACGCGAAAAAACACGTAATAAGCACAGTTCATTAGTGGGCTAGCACGCGGCCCGTGAGCCATTAATAGCACGTGggccaaaatatatataagtaaatttttttaacaaaaagtaaatataaaatgttatgaaattaaagtacaatatcttgaaattaaatgctttaatatattttttagcatagacttttaaaaattaatttaaatcattaaatcttagtttaaataatattctaatattttatgtttataatttattaaatgaataagtaaatatcatgattttaataaataaaattataaatatcatgattttaataaataaaattataaatatcataattttatttatgatatttattaaatgaataatgttatttatgatatttaattttatttatgatgtttatttaattatttatttatgtttataatttattaaatgaataagcaaataattaaatatcatgattttaataaataaggttataaatatcatacatttataaattataaatcaaaaataatttttttacaaaattaataataaaatatttttcatatgaaatatttttcatattaatattaaatcataacttAGTTAATTGTGattaataaacatttttttcgtGCTTGTTATTCGTCAATTGATCGTAGTTCGTGTTTTGTAGTTGTAACTTGTAAGTTGTGACCTATGatttgttatattaatatttcgtAGTTATGACTTATTGTAATGATTATTCGAggattgtatttttaattttaattaattattattatgatctatggaattaaatttatgtattgttgtgttatgaattatgattgattattgtgaaataaaatatatagttgtgaaattgtgataaactaataataaaatgttaattggtctcttaataaaaattaatatgattatgattgtgaatattattattattatgttggtTGGCTTAAAAAAGCACGTCAGGCACGTGGGCTTAAATAAAGCATGCTAGGCACGTGGGTTTTTTTAGgcacactaaaaaaaaaaaaagttggtgGGTTTTTTTTGGGCACGGCTCATGGCACAGCACGAGCACGGCACGAGAGGGCTCGTGCCGGGCTCAACTGAAAAAAATGTAGGCACGGTACGGCCCACGAGCTCTTGTGGGCCGACAGTTGGTGCCGGCACGGCCCATTGGCCATAGTTATACATAACCAAGAATATACACCTGTCACAAAATCCTTAAAAATCAGCAAGAACGGGGGCATTTCAAGTAAAGGCTGGGCTAATCAATGGGCCTGACCCGGAAAATGTATCCCAACACATGCTTAGATAGACTCACTGAAGAGAAACGTGAttgaaaagagaagaaaagataTTTGTTGGCATAAGAAGGGGGGACGACGTAGACATGAGTAAAACTCATGGCGCAGCACTCCAAGCGTACACTCTCACGCAATTCTCACACGCTTCCTTCTCTATATAAACCACCTCTCTATCTTCTCCATTTTAGTCCCTCTTCTATTCCtcatttctcatttctcaCCTCCAGAACTTTCATAGTTTTGCATGTAAGTCCCCATTATTTCTCGTCCCTCCTCCCTCGTACGAGCTACAGGCGGCAAACCAAAAAGCACGTTTCCTTATCTTTTTGGAAACTATCGTGAACCTCCTTACTTTTTCGTTAATTACAAAGTAGACTTAGATTTTCTCAGAATTCGTCAAGATTCTTTCGTAAGAGACGATTCTAGGTTCTagcaatgtttttttttttcctggaagttttattaatttttaactagaAGTCAAATCAATGGAGCTAAAACACTTGTAAATTTTgatctttatttctttatacAGGTTTGATCAATGGCGTTATGTGGAATTGGTTTGAGTCAAACTTTGGAGGGTATCGACAAATGGTGTTTAGGCGGGAATTTCTCGACAAGGTTGATGGTGCACAGACATTTCAATTGGAAGACTTCTGCTAGAGCTCAAAGGAGAAGTTCTGCAATACAGTGTTCATCATCGAGGAAAGTTGTTTCTGAAGAAAGTGTTCAAAATGAAGCATCAGTTTCTGTGGATGACGAATCAGATTCTGGGCATGTTATTAGGTTCAACATGGGTGATTTCAAGATTCTTGATCGTGTTAGCATTGGTCTTTCCGGGCGGGTATGTatcaagaatttaaatttgatagCGAAGAGTATGCTTGTAACGTTGTGCTTCTGCTTAATTTTCGAAAGTACAGCTCGGTAGCTAGGGTGTGCTTTTCAACAACCCACCCCATTTGTACTCAACAGCTAGTGATACCATCCCGATTAAATATGATGATGgggtttgtattttttgtatGATCTAATTGAAATTGGAACTTGTTGTAGGCTGATGAGGTGGTTTTCGAGGCCATTGTGAAGGATTCTAACAGGTGAGTGTTTatgttttgctttttcttttttacttttaaatggTAGAACGTTAGTTACAAGCTTAAGATATGGTATTATGAAACTGCAGCCCTTTGCATAACACAAAAGTTGTGCTTCGGCAACTTATTTCTGTACAAGCTCAGCGTAGAGGAAGGCGGGCGATTGAGGTATGTGCATTGTTATACTTAATTTTGTACTTATTTCATGAAAGTTCAATGTTGGCATAATTCATTATTGTTGGAATGTTATGTAGGTTCTGAAGAAGCTAGTTCGTCGGAGACTTATGTACCATTCTTATTCAATGCAAGTTCATGGTTATGTCTCTTCTCATACAACTAGTGGCCGTAGCTTGTTTACACTTGTTCATGGAGTAAGTCATTCCTTATGTAAGATGTATTTTCTTACTATCCATTCAGTTTTATTGTACACGTGATCATGACAAGTTTccttaaaagaatttttagattGAAATGAGGCCTGATGGGATTGTCagatttatcaataaatttacttgGTTCTTTGAAATGCATAGACTTCTACCAAAAAAAATGTAAGTTGAGCATTTTTCATGATTCCTTTTTAGCAGTATCATGGTAGTTTTTCTTTAAGACATTGGCTTCAACAAGCAGACTGGCTTCCAACTTTAGAAGCTACTCTTGTATTGGATGAGGAGTCTGTTAGGAAGGTGGGAGATGATTCAATTGGAGGTCCTGCAGCCTCTCGGCAGCTGCGGCTTATTCGATTACTGATGAGGGATCTTCTAATTGGAGTATGTTTTATATTAGCCGGTTGTAGTGGCTGTACATTTTTGCTTAGCAGTTGGTTACTTAACAGTATTTTTGTGGTTTATTTGCTTCAGGTGAATTACTTGCATAGTCATGGACTTGCCCATACAGAACTGAGGCTGGAGAATGTACACATAAGCCCAGTAGATAGACATATTAAAGTAAGTACCAATTTTTCCTGAATTTCTCTGGACAATTAATTTAGCATATGGAGGTTATGATAACTATGCATTCATTAAGGGATTCATTTGGTCTAGTTCCCATCAGGAACTCTTGAACATGTTTTATATGAATTATGCTATGAATGTCTCTTGTTGTTGCTAGTAGTGTTGTTACCATGACCCTTAAAATATGAGAAGATTTCAGGacatattaaaagaaaaaaatatgatatacAATGTTGAAAAGCTGTTATGGTGTACAACATGGCACAGTTCATGGATTAATTGGATTACTTAGTATGCTTATTAGAAAAtgatatacatataaaataataaaaactaaaaaactgCATGTATGCTTAACAATTTGTACAGTGGATGTTGGTTGTTGTGAAAAGGTCTTGCAGGTCCTGagtgaattaattaaagtagGAGATACCCCAATGTGAATTAACTGGGTTTCATGAGATTCTGGTCCAAGTTTACTTTACACTgaatatattcattttctaGTTTGTACCATACTTGcaatttaataacttaaaaaattggCCTTAATAGGTAGGAATACTAGGAAATGCTGCTGATTTTTATGAGGATGGTCCAAACAGTAGCTCACCGGACAGCAACATGGACAGGAGACAAATGATGATTGCATTTGATATGCGGTATGTTGCAAAATTTATGACTGAGACTTAATTTGTGCTTTAGCAACTTAACGAGGACTTCTTGAGcttattctattttatattcaatGTAAAGATGTGTTGGATTCATGATGGCAAAAATGGTGTTGCGAGAACTTATGGATCCCTTAATCTTCACGAAGTTCAAATCATTTCTGACAAAGGTAGTATCTGAAAAATCTTTCTActtaatttgagcttttaaatcaTATAACCCAAATATTAACTCAATGTTTGGACTTCATTACATCTGTAAACCtaactgaaaatttttatgcattgatttgataaattttagaaatttctaCTTTTCAGGACATTACTTTTGATGTGTGTGAGCAGCTGTATAATATATGGATCTGCTGTATGTGACCCTTTGCAATAATATGAAGTTGAATTAAACCATATTTCAATTTGTGTGCAAGGATAGGGAATTGACCCTTCATGCTTGCGTGAATTTCTTTTGCAAGTCCTCAATAGGAATTCTTCATCTGGAAATACTGGATTTCAGGTACATTCTAGTCCTTGAATAGAGTTTGTTGCCCTGATTTCCATCTGCTGATTATCTTTcaatttattgctttttttGGCAGATACTTGATAGGAATTGGGGAGCAGGTTGGAACCTTCTCTCTTTATTGCTAGCAACTAAGCCTTCCAAAAGAATAAGGTATACTGTATGTTATAGCACAGGAgaactctttctttttgaaagTAAAAGCAAATGATTACATAGtttatgcatatttataacccatttgagcttaaaaccaaatttgaagtttattttcatcaaatatgGATAATGGGTTGCCAACAATTCACATAACACTAGTTTCTTGAATAGCTAAAGACGGAGAATAATTTCATTGGCATGCATACTTTATACATGTAATGGACAAAGACATACTAAAAGCAATGCAAGATCATGACTCGCCAACGATTGTGTACGATATTAATGTCTCCgtgctttcaatttttctttaaatttacatattttcaCCTTTGATCGGATATTGAAACAGCTGAGAGATGATTTTATTGATGACAAtccaccattttattttttttttgcagttGCCTAGATGCTCTTAGACACCCATTTCTATGTGGACCTAGATGGCGAGTGGACCCATCCATAGATATGATCAGATGGGGGCTTGGTTCAAGTGCAGTGAGAATTACAGAGGAGTATATTTATCGCCAGCCTCAGGTATATGTGAATTTCCTTAGATCATCTCCAAATAATTCCGCCATCCATGCAGTCTCTCTTGTCGTACCTTTCAATTCACTTTTGAACCTTGAACTAATCTGTGTTTAAAGGATCAATAGTTGCCTATCCGATAATTTCATTTCACctgaactttgaaaaatattcaagtGGCTTCACCAGTGTCCTGTTgctaatttttctttactgCCAACCTTGGTCCAGGCAATTAAGTTCTATTGCAGGCAACATCTGCTTTATACAGAGTTTAGAGTTTCTGTTAAGTGTAATGTGGCACTTTGTAGCTAGAGAGACATCAAGTTTCAAACTAGGACCTTTTTCAGGTGTTAGAAAAGCTGATTTGTGATATCTTCATGTTTTAGCGTGCTAGGCTTGCCTACTTCGTGGAATTAATGGAGATGCTGAATCCTCACTCAA from Citrus sinensis cultivar Valencia sweet orange chromosome 9, DVS_A1.0, whole genome shotgun sequence carries:
- the LOC102617728 gene encoding probable plastid-lipid-associated protein 14, chloroplastic isoform X2, whose amino-acid sequence is MALCGIGLSQTLEGIDKWCLGGNFSTRLMVHRHFNWKTSARAQRRSSAIQCSSSRKVVSEESVQNEASVSVDDESDSGHVIRFNMGDFKILDRVSIGLSGRADEVVFEAIVKDSNSPLHNTKVVLRQLISVQAQRRGRRAIEVLKKLVRRRLMYHSYSMQVHGYVSSHTTSGRSLFTLVHGYHGSFSLRHWLQQADWLPTLEATLVLDEESVRKVGDDSIGGPAASRQLRLIRLLMRDLLIGVNYLHSHGLAHTELRLENVHISPVDRHIKVGILGNAADFYEDGPNSSSPDSNMDRRQMMIAFDMRCVGFMMAKMVLRELMDPLIFTKFKSFLTKGIDPSCLREFLLQVLNRNSSSGNTGFQILDRNWGAGWNLLSLLLATKPSKRISCLDALRHPFLCGPRWRVDPSIDMIRWGLGSSAVRITEEYIYRQPQRARLAYFVELMEMLNPHSKPKNWLEFLPGKWRMLYCTGRHIGLTLRQPPARILVGYVRLTVTRPSKSNTNLSFTSDISFTVMTGREWPHDKTGITGKLQINSLFRLMAGRRLYIKEEKTTPGLFSSQSDAQNSLVQKLSGRKWRKAVPFKDIPSSLSVAKLVSGDIELTMSLGHPLNHNVDAAKNIVQEVRTQIPPEMFDLSKFVCGTYVDSRFLVLRGVNGSALLFTRSWS
- the LOC102617728 gene encoding probable plastid-lipid-associated protein 14, chloroplastic isoform X1, whose amino-acid sequence is MALCGIGLSQTLEGIDKWCLGGNFSTRLMVHRHFNWKTSARAQRRSSAIQCSSSRKVVSEESVQNEASVSVDDESDSGHVIRFNMGDFKILDRVSIGLSGRADEVVFEAIVKDSNSPLHNTKVVLRQLISVQAQRRGRRAIEVLKKLVRRRLMYHSYSMQVHGYVSSHTTSGRSLFTLVHGQYHGSFSLRHWLQQADWLPTLEATLVLDEESVRKVGDDSIGGPAASRQLRLIRLLMRDLLIGVNYLHSHGLAHTELRLENVHISPVDRHIKVGILGNAADFYEDGPNSSSPDSNMDRRQMMIAFDMRCVGFMMAKMVLRELMDPLIFTKFKSFLTKGIDPSCLREFLLQVLNRNSSSGNTGFQILDRNWGAGWNLLSLLLATKPSKRISCLDALRHPFLCGPRWRVDPSIDMIRWGLGSSAVRITEEYIYRQPQRARLAYFVELMEMLNPHSKPKNWLEFLPGKWRMLYCTGRHIGLTLRQPPARILVGYVRLTVTRPSKSNTNLSFTSDISFTVMTGREWPHDKTGITGKLQINSLFRLMAGRRLYIKEEKTTPGLFSSQSDAQNSLVQKLSGRKWRKAVPFKDIPSSLSVAKLVSGDIELTMSLGHPLNHNVDAAKNIVQEVRTQIPPEMFDLSKFVCGTYVDSRFLVLRGVNGSALLFTRSWS